One region of Tachysurus fulvidraco isolate hzauxx_2018 chromosome 9, HZAU_PFXX_2.0, whole genome shotgun sequence genomic DNA includes:
- the LOC125145523 gene encoding C-X-C chemokine receptor type 2-like: protein MLFFKLPRSSLLSSTENLIGSIVGAVCFTLGVPGNIAVMVRLSGWLKRGSFTPRLMLSLAISDLLTLISLPVWIWAHLHGWVFGLVLCKLLSYIMLLSFYCSILCVVLMSMQRYIQVLHPEKWKKLGRNGKKILLSGMWVLSAVLSCYALILSDLSMDRGRLLQCTLRYQNKTERVLTVIWQIIIFVASSTIVSYFYFHLHRGVNNSVFFSSNSLTKVVTRIVVCFFIFWFPNQISDIVIIIATLTGNDSLLRSAVSGDNVTTALVFFNSCVNPFLYAFSARALQQGTAGTDDP from the exons ATGCTGTTTTTTAAGCTAC CTCGCTCATCGCTCCTGTCCTCTACTGAGAACCTGATTGGCAGTATTGTGGGGGCAGTTTGCTTTACACTGGGAGTCCCTGGTAATATTGCTGTAATGGTGCGTCTGTCTGGATGGCTGAAGAGAGGCAGTTTCACCCCAAGACTGATGCTAAGCCTGGCCATATCAGATCTACTCACTCTGATTTCTCTGCCGGTTTGGATTTGGGCTCATCTGCATGGCTGGGTGTTTGGCTTGGTCTTGTGTAAGCTTCTCTCTTACATCATGTTGTTAAGCTTCTACTGCAgcatactgtgtgtggtgttgatgagCATGCAGCGTTACATCCAAGTGCTGCATCCTGAGAAATGGAAGAAGCTTGGCAGAAATGGAAAGAAGATCCTTTTGAGTGGGATGTGGGTGTTAAGTGCAGTTTTATCATGCTATGCTCTCATACTAAGCGATTTAAGCATGGACAGAGGAAGACTTCTTCAGTGCACGCTAAGATATCAGAATAAGACTGAAAGAGTGCTTACGGTTATCTGGCAGATTATAATATTTGTGGCTTCATCTACCATCGTATCTTATTTCTACTTTCACCTTCACAGAGGAGTTAATAACTCAGTTTTCTTTAGCAGTAACTCATTGACCAAGGTGGTGACGAGAATcgtggtgtgtttttttattttttggttccCTAATCAAATCTCCGACATTGTTATCATCATTGCAACATTGACTGGGAATGACAGTCTGTTAAGATCTGCAGTATCTGGAGACAATGTTACTACAGCTctggttttttttaacagttgtGTGAACCCCTTCCTGTACGCTTTCTCTGCTCGGGCTCTTCAACAGGGAACAGCTGGAACAGATGATCCTTAG